In one Janibacter cremeus genomic region, the following are encoded:
- the ahpC gene encoding alkyl hydroperoxide reductase subunit C has product MSLINTQIQPFEATGYINGEFKDFSDKDIAGKWAIFFFYPADFTFVCPTELEDLAAEYDSELKKLGVEVFSVSTDTHFTHKAWHETSDAVGKVTYPMLGDPTATISRNFDILREDEGLANRGTFLVDPDGVIQFMEITAEGIGRNAKELVRKVKAAQYVRNNPGEVCPAKWEEGADTLAPSLDLVGKI; this is encoded by the coding sequence ATGTCCCTCATCAACACCCAGATCCAGCCCTTCGAGGCCACCGGTTACATCAACGGTGAGTTCAAGGACTTCTCCGACAAGGACATCGCCGGCAAGTGGGCGATCTTCTTCTTCTACCCGGCCGACTTCACCTTCGTCTGCCCGACGGAGCTCGAGGACCTCGCCGCCGAGTACGACAGCGAGCTGAAGAAGTTGGGCGTCGAGGTCTTCTCCGTCTCGACCGACACGCACTTCACGCACAAGGCGTGGCACGAGACCTCCGACGCGGTCGGCAAGGTCACCTACCCGATGCTCGGCGACCCGACCGCGACCATCTCGCGCAACTTCGACATCCTGCGTGAGGACGAGGGCCTGGCCAACCGTGGCACCTTCCTCGTCGACCCGGACGGCGTCATCCAGTTCATGGAGATCACCGCCGAGGGCATCGGCCGCAACGCCAAGGAGCTCGTGCGCAAGGTCAAGGCCGCGCAGTACGTGCGCAACAACCCGGGCGAGGTCTGCCCGGCCAAGTGGGAAGAGGGCGCCGACACGCTCGCCCCGAGCCTGGACCTCGTCGGCAAGATCTGA